From the Crateriforma spongiae genome, one window contains:
- a CDS encoding FAD-dependent oxidoreductase, whose product MNAQHLSLSHVFRLACFCSLVCMTPPAYQANAADKSYDVVVYGGTPAGIAAAVESGRDGATVLIVEPNRYVGGMLSNGLCHADFRTFEGLTGSYLELTKRIRKFYRDRYGANSAQALGNFRGTHAEPSVNRQTFEGWLNESPNIQVMTQTSLHSATTDRSSRRLSFVQIRSSEGRDLRIHARHWIDASYEGDLMAASGCAFDVGQEATDTYGESLAPQQATESVQGYNFRLVVTNDAKNQIETPRPKGYDRNDFTPLLDLIQSGRIDKPFCMASGDPAAIFKAQEPPLPNAKYDVNDVSNGRVRLSLPQISDTWPADNRAERDRLFDEHLRHQIGLLYFVQNDVAVPDFFRRQANQFKLCADEFTETNGIPDQLYVREGRRMVGRYIFTEKDVQCGSGLRAKFQSDAIAMGDYGPNCHGTDHDGPRIGGRHRGEFYKRCPPYQIPIGVLQPRELDNLLVPVACSASHVGFCALRLEPIWMSLGQAAGVATRIAVDRNVAATTIDAVTVRKQLHRSKAATIYISDVREDDENFGIVQAWGSIGGFHHDDHSPQPADTCGTRGDNIIGQYYEAFPGHTARLDETLSRQTRQRWESLAKRRGIKVSVVTDSVTRGEWLRLTLNMGQTSAKTARQ is encoded by the coding sequence ATGAACGCGCAACATCTCTCGCTGTCTCACGTATTCCGACTCGCCTGCTTTTGCTCTCTGGTCTGCATGACTCCGCCAGCGTATCAAGCAAACGCAGCCGACAAATCCTATGACGTTGTTGTCTACGGGGGCACGCCGGCGGGGATCGCGGCGGCGGTTGAATCTGGTCGCGATGGTGCAACGGTATTGATTGTCGAACCCAATCGCTATGTCGGCGGAATGCTCAGCAACGGTCTCTGCCACGCAGACTTCCGAACATTCGAGGGCCTTACCGGCAGCTATCTCGAGCTAACAAAGCGAATTCGCAAGTTTTATCGTGACCGGTACGGCGCAAATTCGGCACAGGCCCTGGGCAACTTTCGCGGCACCCATGCGGAACCATCCGTCAACCGCCAGACGTTTGAAGGCTGGCTAAACGAAAGCCCGAACATCCAGGTCATGACGCAGACATCGTTGCATTCGGCGACGACGGATCGATCGTCCAGACGACTGTCCTTCGTCCAGATACGGTCCAGCGAAGGCAGGGACCTTCGAATCCACGCCCGTCACTGGATCGACGCAAGTTACGAGGGTGATTTGATGGCGGCATCGGGCTGCGCTTTTGATGTCGGTCAGGAAGCAACGGATACGTACGGCGAATCGTTGGCGCCCCAACAGGCGACCGAATCGGTGCAGGGATACAACTTTCGATTGGTTGTCACCAACGACGCCAAAAACCAGATCGAAACGCCAAGGCCGAAAGGCTACGATCGAAACGACTTCACGCCGCTTCTGGATCTGATTCAATCCGGCCGCATCGACAAACCGTTTTGCATGGCTAGCGGTGATCCGGCTGCAATCTTCAAAGCCCAGGAACCACCACTGCCAAATGCCAAGTACGACGTCAACGATGTTTCCAACGGCCGCGTCCGCCTGTCGTTACCGCAGATCAGTGACACTTGGCCGGCAGACAATCGGGCCGAACGCGATCGATTGTTCGACGAACACCTGCGTCATCAAATCGGCTTGCTGTATTTCGTCCAGAATGATGTCGCGGTTCCTGATTTCTTTCGCAGGCAAGCGAATCAGTTCAAGCTGTGCGCGGATGAATTTACTGAAACGAATGGCATTCCGGATCAACTGTACGTTCGGGAAGGCCGGCGGATGGTCGGCCGCTATATCTTCACCGAAAAAGATGTCCAGTGCGGGAGTGGTTTGCGGGCAAAATTTCAATCGGATGCCATCGCAATGGGCGACTACGGACCGAACTGTCACGGAACCGATCACGACGGTCCGCGAATCGGCGGCCGCCACCGCGGTGAATTTTATAAACGATGCCCGCCATATCAGATTCCTATCGGCGTTTTGCAGCCACGTGAACTGGACAACCTTTTGGTGCCCGTTGCCTGCAGCGCTTCGCACGTCGGCTTTTGTGCGTTGCGTTTAGAACCGATCTGGATGTCGCTTGGACAAGCTGCCGGCGTGGCAACGCGAATTGCTGTCGATCGAAACGTGGCGGCAACGACGATCGATGCGGTGACCGTTCGGAAACAACTCCATCGCAGCAAAGCGGCAACGATATACATCAGCGATGTACGCGAGGACGACGAAAATTTTGGAATCGTTCAAGCGTGGGGATCGATCGGTGGCTTTCACCACGACGATCATTCGCCGCAGCCGGCGGACACGTGCGGCACGCGAGGCGACAACATCATTGGACAATACTACGAAGCATTCCCGGGACACACGGCTCGTTTGGACGAAACACTCAGTCGCCAAACACGCCAACGATGGGAGTCGCTGGCCAAGCGTCGCGGCATCAAAGTCTCTGTCGTTACCGATTCGGTCACGCGAGGTGAATGGTTGCGTTTGACTCTGAATATGGGCCAGACCTCTGCAAAGACCGCAAGACAGTGA
- a CDS encoding rhamnogalacturonan lyase — MQRHLQLLTLFVAICVLNPAYGQPLDWEDLDRGLVAIQTDQGVFLSWRLLFDDASDVAFDLWRGVGTDKVKKLNDQPLRGSTHFLDAAPPASGKVTYGITRTSAPGGITEPQAKNQVSIDLDHAPFGYLEIPTEIPSGYHANDASAGDLDGDGRYELVVHVAGRGHDNSRGGMTDPPLFHAYTLDGQRLWQINLGKNVREGAHYNPFLVFDFDGDGHAEFVCRTSDGTVDGRGQAIGDPSADWRVPLPVALRDGEGSTHRRRLPGDVGKILSGPEYMTVFDGRTGAALDTVTYLPQRAPDNDNPSRELQQQIWGDDYGNRMDRFLAAVAFLDGKHPSIVMSRGYYTRTVIAAWDFRDGQIQKRWLFDSDEVNFDGHRNPWARQGNHSISVADVDNDGRDEIVFGSMVVDDDGTGLYSTNLGHGDAQHTGDLDPRRPGLETWSIHESNRPEPDFIGSELRDAETGRILFVGRRGRDVARGMAADIDPRYPGAELWDGSRDLWTANGKVIGPAPRSTNMAIWWDGDRLRELLDGVRIEKWDHLAHEQRLLFDGPRAGVVANNGSKNNPCLAADLIGDWREELVARSADNQALRIYVSTIPTQHRQVTLMQDRQYRLGVAWQNVGYNQPPHTRDFIGAVDHSKPK, encoded by the coding sequence ATGCAACGACACTTACAGCTCTTGACACTTTTCGTTGCGATCTGCGTCCTGAACCCGGCTTATGGACAGCCACTTGACTGGGAGGATCTTGACCGAGGCTTGGTAGCAATTCAGACCGATCAAGGCGTTTTTCTCAGTTGGCGTTTGCTTTTCGATGACGCCTCTGACGTTGCATTCGATTTGTGGCGTGGGGTCGGCACCGACAAAGTGAAGAAACTGAATGACCAACCGCTGCGTGGGTCGACCCACTTTCTGGACGCAGCACCTCCTGCATCGGGAAAGGTCACCTACGGCATCACCCGCACGAGCGCACCTGGGGGAATCACAGAACCGCAAGCCAAAAACCAAGTATCCATCGATCTTGACCATGCGCCGTTCGGCTACCTGGAAATCCCGACGGAGATTCCATCTGGCTATCACGCCAACGACGCGTCGGCCGGCGACCTCGATGGTGACGGCCGTTATGAGTTGGTGGTTCACGTCGCCGGTCGCGGCCATGACAACTCTCGCGGTGGAATGACCGACCCACCATTGTTTCATGCGTACACCTTGGATGGTCAAAGATTGTGGCAGATCAATCTTGGCAAAAACGTCCGCGAGGGCGCACATTACAATCCGTTTCTAGTGTTTGATTTTGATGGGGACGGTCACGCTGAATTCGTTTGTCGAACAAGTGATGGAACGGTGGATGGGCGTGGGCAGGCGATCGGTGACCCATCAGCTGATTGGCGAGTGCCATTGCCGGTCGCTTTGCGTGACGGCGAAGGTTCGACACACCGACGTCGCCTGCCGGGAGACGTGGGCAAGATCCTCTCGGGTCCTGAATACATGACCGTTTTTGATGGACGCACCGGCGCTGCATTGGATACAGTGACCTATCTTCCCCAACGTGCTCCCGACAACGACAACCCATCACGGGAACTGCAACAGCAGATTTGGGGCGATGACTATGGCAATCGAATGGATCGCTTTCTTGCGGCGGTCGCATTCTTGGATGGCAAACACCCGAGCATCGTGATGTCCCGGGGCTACTACACAAGAACAGTCATCGCCGCTTGGGATTTTCGCGACGGTCAAATTCAGAAACGCTGGCTGTTCGACAGCGACGAAGTCAATTTCGATGGCCACCGCAATCCTTGGGCGCGACAGGGGAACCACAGCATTTCGGTAGCCGATGTCGACAACGACGGACGCGACGAGATCGTGTTTGGATCGATGGTGGTCGACGACGATGGCACGGGGCTTTACTCAACGAATCTCGGTCACGGAGATGCTCAGCACACAGGAGACCTTGATCCACGGAGACCTGGCCTTGAGACTTGGAGCATTCACGAAAGCAATCGCCCCGAACCAGACTTTATCGGGTCCGAGTTGAGAGATGCCGAAACCGGCCGAATTCTTTTCGTTGGACGACGCGGTCGTGATGTGGCCAGAGGTATGGCAGCGGATATTGACCCACGTTATCCCGGCGCAGAACTGTGGGATGGGTCTCGAGATCTTTGGACGGCCAATGGCAAAGTGATCGGGCCAGCGCCACGGTCGACCAACATGGCCATCTGGTGGGACGGAGACAGGCTACGGGAACTGCTGGATGGAGTTCGAATCGAAAAGTGGGATCATTTGGCCCACGAGCAGAGACTCCTGTTCGACGGACCGCGGGCTGGCGTCGTCGCGAACAACGGTTCGAAGAACAATCCCTGCTTGGCCGCCGATCTGATCGGTGACTGGCGGGAAGAGTTGGTCGCCCGTTCCGCAGACAATCAAGCCCTGCGAATCTACGTTTCAACCATCCCAACACAGCACCGCCAGGTCACTTTGATGCAAGACCGTCAGTATCGACTCGGCGTCGCTTGGCAGAACGTTGGATACAATCAGCCGCCACACACGCGTGACTTCATCGGCGCGGTCGATCATTCGAAGCCCAAATGA
- a CDS encoding RNA polymerase sigma factor — protein MNIQEQTEIFDDWVRQHRGLLFKIVRSYSRDRHDQEDLMQELLVQVWRSVPGFKGQSAVSTWLYRVGLYSAIAWSKRDAKQRFNTNDPAVAKHLIQLDDQPSDTRLEWIYDQINKLDEIDRSIALMWLDDRPYQEIAGTLGITSTHVGVKLNRIKQKLSEALQRESQR, from the coding sequence ATGAATATCCAGGAACAAACCGAGATCTTCGACGACTGGGTCCGACAGCATCGCGGTTTGTTATTCAAGATCGTGCGTTCGTATTCCCGCGATCGCCATGATCAAGAAGACCTCATGCAGGAATTGTTGGTTCAGGTCTGGAGATCGGTCCCTGGTTTCAAAGGACAGTCCGCGGTTTCGACCTGGCTCTACCGAGTCGGGCTGTACTCCGCGATCGCGTGGTCAAAACGCGACGCGAAACAGCGATTCAATACGAACGATCCAGCAGTTGCCAAGCACCTGATTCAGCTTGACGACCAACCAAGCGATACCAGGTTGGAATGGATCTATGACCAGATCAATAAGCTCGATGAAATTGATCGATCCATCGCACTCATGTGGCTGGATGATCGCCCGTATCAGGAAATCGCAGGCACGCTTGGCATCACATCCACCCATGTCGGTGTGAAGCTGAACCGTATCAAACAAAAGCTTTCCGAAGCCCTTCAACGCGAGAGCCAAAGATGA
- a CDS encoding CoA-binding protein: protein MDSIQQFLAAESFAVAGASARTHKYGYKVFKTLVASGRRTYPLNPVTEQIEGHKVYPRIADLPVVPQALSIITPPEVTQRVIADAIEAGVQHIWMQPGAEHEQASESAREVGINVIDDGSCILVLLARQS from the coding sequence ATGGATTCAATTCAACAATTCCTTGCCGCCGAAAGCTTTGCGGTCGCCGGTGCATCAGCGCGGACGCACAAGTACGGGTACAAAGTGTTCAAGACCCTCGTCGCTTCAGGGCGCAGGACGTACCCGCTGAACCCGGTGACCGAACAGATTGAGGGGCACAAGGTGTATCCGAGGATCGCTGACCTGCCGGTTGTGCCGCAGGCGTTGTCGATCATCACGCCGCCTGAGGTGACTCAACGGGTCATCGCCGACGCGATTGAGGCCGGAGTGCAACACATTTGGATGCAACCCGGTGCGGAGCACGAGCAGGCCAGCGAATCGGCTCGCGAAGTCGGTATCAACGTGATCGATGACGGCAGCTGTATCCTGGTCCTGCTCGCCCGACAGTCATGA
- a CDS encoding GNAT family N-acetyltransferase, producing the protein MNANQITIRQSDEHDRDEILAVHLDAFGNDEGPVIATLVDQMFDDATGKPIYSLVAEADERIIGHVLFTAVTMEPAATPLKHQILAPLAVVNEQQGRGIGGRLVRDGFRRLADDGVDLVFVLGDPDYYSRFGFKPAGVRGFQAPHPIPDQHAGAWMVHELETGVIDSCGGTVKCCNALNDRKHWIE; encoded by the coding sequence ATGAATGCAAACCAGATCACGATCCGACAATCTGACGAACACGATCGTGACGAAATTCTCGCGGTGCACCTTGACGCTTTCGGCAACGACGAGGGTCCGGTGATCGCGACGCTCGTCGATCAAATGTTCGATGACGCGACCGGAAAGCCGATCTATTCGCTGGTCGCCGAAGCGGACGAACGAATCATCGGCCATGTGTTATTCACGGCCGTCACGATGGAGCCTGCCGCAACGCCATTGAAACACCAGATTCTCGCCCCCTTGGCCGTTGTCAACGAACAACAGGGCCGGGGCATCGGTGGTCGTCTGGTTCGCGACGGTTTTCGGCGACTCGCCGACGACGGGGTGGATCTTGTCTTCGTTCTTGGCGATCCGGATTACTATTCGCGTTTTGGGTTCAAGCCGGCGGGCGTTCGCGGCTTTCAAGCCCCGCACCCGATCCCTGATCAGCATGCTGGTGCGTGGATGGTTCACGAGCTAGAGACCGGTGTCATCGATTCTTGTGGAGGAACCGTCAAGTGCTGCAACGCATTGAATGACCGGAAACACTGGATCGAGTGA
- a CDS encoding transketolase — translation MNADTQVTTERSQEICDQIRRWILRCTTEAGSGHPTSSLSAVELMVALMFDGTFRFNFEQPEDPANDRLIFSKGHASPLFYSLWAAAGKIDPNELMSYREFGSRLEGHPTERFPFTEAATGSLGQGLSIGLGMALAARYLDRSPSRTFVLLGDSEIAEGSQWEAIQLAAHYKLDNLIGILDVNRLGQRGETMYGHDLEAYRDRIEPFGWRCILVDDGHDLEQLAQGYADVNAASDQLGRPVMMIARTVKGKGVRSLEDQGGHHGKPVGKDAVADTLERLGSSNDSIRGEINRPGAYQCNPPAIRASKTIQYSIGDEVATRDAYGNALNRLAAKYPQMVSLDGEVCNSTRSKRFRDEYPDRFFEMFIAEQNMVGVATGMALCGKTPFVSTFAAFLTRAFDQIRMTPYSGAAVRFVGSHCGVSIGQDGPSQMGLEDIAMFRTLQDAVVLYPSDAVSTEALVDRMAENDGIAYLRTTRGKTPVIYNNDEPFQIGGCKVLKETENDQVTLIAAGITLHECLRAHDALSKCDISARVIDLYSIKPLDHATVRRAADETQVVFTVEDHFPEGGLGEAILTSLSDHSTPVHCLAVRNRPVSGSPEQLLSDQGLSAAKIVESVERWRNVSSKRSKRDLASPERNALN, via the coding sequence ATGAACGCCGACACCCAAGTCACAACTGAGCGAAGTCAAGAAATCTGCGACCAAATTCGCAGGTGGATTCTCCGCTGCACGACCGAAGCAGGTTCGGGCCACCCGACGTCGTCCTTGTCGGCAGTGGAATTGATGGTTGCGCTAATGTTCGACGGCACATTCCGTTTCAATTTCGAACAACCAGAGGATCCGGCCAATGATCGCCTGATCTTTTCCAAAGGCCACGCATCACCCTTGTTCTACTCGTTGTGGGCTGCCGCGGGGAAAATTGATCCGAACGAACTGATGAGCTATCGCGAGTTCGGCAGCAGGTTGGAAGGCCACCCGACTGAACGATTTCCGTTCACCGAAGCCGCGACGGGATCGCTGGGCCAAGGGCTGTCGATCGGTCTCGGGATGGCCTTGGCTGCTCGCTACCTCGACCGTTCACCGAGTCGTACGTTCGTGTTGCTTGGCGATAGTGAAATCGCCGAAGGATCACAGTGGGAAGCGATACAACTGGCCGCGCACTACAAGTTGGACAACCTGATCGGGATATTGGATGTCAATCGTTTGGGGCAGCGTGGTGAGACGATGTATGGACACGACCTGGAAGCTTATCGCGATCGGATCGAACCGTTCGGCTGGCGGTGCATTCTGGTCGATGACGGTCATGATCTTGAACAACTCGCGCAGGGCTATGCTGACGTTAACGCGGCTTCCGACCAACTCGGGCGCCCGGTCATGATGATTGCTCGTACCGTGAAGGGCAAAGGAGTCCGTTCGCTTGAAGACCAAGGCGGGCATCACGGCAAGCCAGTCGGAAAGGATGCGGTGGCAGACACGCTGGAAAGACTAGGTTCGTCCAACGACAGTATTCGCGGCGAGATCAACCGACCAGGTGCTTATCAGTGCAATCCACCGGCAATCCGTGCGTCCAAAACGATCCAGTATTCGATCGGCGACGAAGTGGCGACCCGAGACGCTTATGGAAACGCATTAAACAGGCTTGCCGCAAAGTACCCGCAGATGGTTTCGCTCGACGGCGAGGTCTGCAATTCGACCCGATCCAAGCGGTTCCGAGACGAATATCCAGATCGCTTCTTTGAGATGTTCATCGCTGAACAAAACATGGTCGGCGTCGCGACGGGCATGGCACTTTGCGGTAAAACGCCTTTCGTGTCCACCTTCGCGGCATTTCTTACGCGAGCGTTTGACCAGATTCGCATGACTCCGTACTCGGGTGCGGCTGTCAGATTCGTCGGCTCCCATTGCGGCGTCTCGATCGGACAAGACGGACCATCGCAGATGGGCCTGGAAGACATCGCCATGTTCCGTACGCTGCAGGACGCTGTTGTGCTCTATCCGTCCGACGCCGTTTCGACGGAAGCTTTGGTTGATCGCATGGCCGAGAACGATGGCATCGCTTACCTGCGAACCACGCGAGGCAAGACACCGGTCATCTACAACAATGATGAACCGTTCCAGATCGGCGGATGCAAGGTACTGAAAGAAACCGAAAACGACCAAGTGACGCTGATCGCCGCCGGCATAACTTTGCATGAATGTCTACGTGCCCATGACGCCTTGTCGAAATGCGACATATCCGCTCGCGTGATCGATCTATACAGCATCAAGCCGCTAGATCACGCGACTGTTCGCAGAGCCGCGGATGAGACGCAAGTCGTGTTCACGGTGGAAGACCATTTCCCCGAGGGCGGGCTTGGTGAAGCAATCCTGACCAGCTTGTCCGATCATTCCACGCCGGTTCACTGTCTCGCCGTCCGCAACCGACCGGTCAGCGGATCTCCGGAGCAGTTGCTCAGCGATCAAGGACTCTCCGCTGCGAAGATTGTCGAGTCCGTCGAGCGATGGCGAAACGTCTCATCAAAGAGATCGAAGCGCGACTTGGCATCTCCTGAGCGAAACGCTCTGAACTGA
- a CDS encoding rhodanese-like domain-containing protein codes for MKTITTERLQTLKSKNENFELINTLDAEHFEKAKIPDSINIPIAQGNFADRVLEATGTKQKLVVVYCASHDCDSSTKAAKLLDEAGFDVADYEGGAAAWKDAGQPLAV; via the coding sequence ATGAAGACCATAACCACTGAACGTCTGCAAACCTTGAAGTCCAAGAACGAAAACTTCGAACTGATCAACACGCTTGACGCCGAACATTTTGAGAAAGCGAAGATCCCCGATTCGATCAATATCCCTATCGCTCAAGGCAACTTCGCCGACAGAGTGCTGGAAGCGACGGGGACCAAACAAAAGCTGGTCGTCGTCTACTGCGCCAGTCACGATTGCGATTCTTCGACGAAGGCAGCGAAGTTGCTCGATGAGGCCGGCTTCGACGTAGCCGACTACGAAGGCGGTGCGGCGGCTTGGAAGGATGCTGGCCAGCCGTTGGCCGTTTGA
- a CDS encoding acetyltransferase, with product MFLKEKKSGDLIQIQSVEQLFSPLMSEVVGRRQAGEEEQEEQRFGKSDLVFPSDELLPKCWTDPDYQKDA from the coding sequence ATGTTTTTAAAAGAAAAGAAGTCCGGCGATCTGATCCAAATCCAAAGCGTTGAACAACTCTTTAGTCCCTTGATGTCGGAGGTCGTCGGACGAAGGCAAGCGGGAGAGGAGGAGCAAGAGGAACAACGATTCGGCAAATCGGATCTGGTTTTCCCCTCAGATGAGCTTCTGCCGAAGTGTTGGACCGACCCGGATTACCAGAAAGACGCGTGA
- a CDS encoding nuclear transport factor 2 family protein has product MSTQEIANQFAAAVQAAEKERSPEPLMPYFDDDSTLINLGLQQPVKGKKAARQFWTSYLNQFRSVRSDFSHRNAYDDNAVLEWTSSGELTDGTSIGYRGVSLLKIEGQTVRDFRTYYDSAAFVETASRS; this is encoded by the coding sequence ATGTCAACTCAAGAAATCGCCAATCAATTCGCCGCCGCAGTTCAGGCTGCTGAGAAGGAACGATCGCCCGAGCCGTTGATGCCATACTTCGACGATGATTCAACGCTCATCAATCTTGGCTTGCAGCAACCCGTCAAAGGCAAAAAAGCGGCGAGGCAGTTCTGGACAAGTTACTTGAATCAATTCCGTTCCGTGCGTTCGGATTTCAGTCATCGGAATGCCTACGATGACAATGCCGTATTGGAATGGACTTCTTCGGGCGAGCTAACTGACGGCACTTCGATCGGTTATCGAGGCGTCAGTCTGCTGAAGATCGAAGGCCAGACGGTGCGTGACTTTCGCACCTATTACGACAGTGCCGCGTTCGTCGAGACGGCGTCGCGGAGTTGA
- a CDS encoding DedA family protein, giving the protein MDRWIQDFLEQFGAIGVGVLMLVENILPPIPSEIVMPWAGYSVSQGDNPFWGVLVAGSLGSFAGAMFWYYLARWIGRQRLANWVAGHGAWLTITPEDLDRVDAWFDRWGAWAVFGCRMVPGLRTLISVPAGFSDMPPGKFSLYTAIGVTAWTALLAGVGWYLGENYADLAGPLGWISTLVMVVLIAWWLLRLAKQNAARREAS; this is encoded by the coding sequence ATGGACCGGTGGATACAAGACTTCCTGGAACAGTTCGGAGCGATCGGTGTCGGCGTGCTGATGTTGGTGGAAAACATCCTTCCGCCGATTCCATCGGAGATCGTCATGCCTTGGGCGGGTTACTCTGTCAGCCAAGGCGACAATCCTTTTTGGGGCGTGCTGGTGGCTGGTAGTCTGGGCTCCTTCGCCGGTGCAATGTTTTGGTACTACCTTGCACGCTGGATCGGCAGACAGCGACTTGCGAATTGGGTTGCCGGTCATGGTGCCTGGTTGACGATCACGCCGGAGGATCTGGACCGAGTTGATGCGTGGTTCGATCGCTGGGGAGCGTGGGCGGTCTTCGGATGTCGTATGGTGCCTGGCTTGCGGACTCTGATCAGCGTGCCGGCCGGTTTCTCGGACATGCCGCCCGGAAAGTTTTCACTTTACACCGCCATCGGCGTGACCGCCTGGACCGCATTGCTGGCGGGCGTCGGCTGGTACCTGGGAGAAAACTATGCTGATCTGGCGGGACCTTTGGGATGGATCAGTACGCTGGTGATGGTCGTCTTGATCGCTTGGTGGTTGCTTCGGTTGGCAAAGCAGAACGCCGCGAGAAGGGAAGCATCATGA